In the Carassius gibelio isolate Cgi1373 ecotype wild population from Czech Republic chromosome B24, carGib1.2-hapl.c, whole genome shotgun sequence genome, one interval contains:
- the LOC128013050 gene encoding gap junction delta-4 protein: MAKQTASEIIFITLNHNITLTGKAWLVLVVFIRILVLLFAGYPLYQDEQERFVCNTIQPGCANVCYDMFAPLSLVRFWLVQLTTLCLPYVVFVIYVIHKVISGLPADSETSESIKADSIYKIHPEPFRKASLCKTVMKAKGRVQYFTGAYILHLLLQIHVEAGFGAAHYYLFGFHIPKRFMCQQSPCTTMVDCYISRPTEKTIMLNFMLGAAALSLLLNVCDLICAIKRSMRQKSKGKMLVEKMYTEEQYYLSGNGNQDTSIQPAQDVIGPGGFRKRGTRNSSGDEAASVLLDDDPPQPSPLAGMPTIAGMPGSNNNDDSSSYQPTQEEGMVREGSEVALYPTEPSGTPRSVRVSKRSRLKPPPPPRRDKLAAQGAVDVSGATAVCTRRVGQYTLVEMTTGEDVPTCNGDAQEKRSEWV; this comes from the exons ATGGCTAAACAGACGGCATCTGAGATTATCTTCATAACTTTGAATCACAACATCACCCTCACAG GGAAAGCATGGCTCGTCCTGGTGGTGTTCATTCGAATCctggtcttgctgtttgctgGTTACCCCCTCTACCAGGATGAGCAGGAAAGATTCGTGTGTAACACCATTCAGCCCGGTTGTGCCAACGTGTGCTACGACATGTTTGCCCCTCTTTCCCTCGTCCGATTCTGGCTGGTGCAGCTCACCACACTTTGCCTTCCTTATGTGGTGTTCGTCATCTATGTGATCCACAAAGTGATTTCTGGTCTACCTGCTGACAGTGAGACTTCTGAGTCCATAAAAGCAGACTCCATCTATAAGATCCATCCAGAACCGTTCAGGAAAGCATCTCTTTGTAAGACCGTCATGAAGGCGAAGGGCCGGGTGCAGTACTTCACAGGAGCCTACATCTTGCATCTGTTGCTTCAGATACACGTAGAAGCTGGATTTGGAGCTGCACATTATTACTTGTTTGGCTTCCACATCCCCAAACGCTTCATGTGTCAGCAGTCACCTTGCACAACAATGGTGGACTGCTACATCTCTAGGCCCACTGAGAAAACCATCATGCTGAACTTTATGTTGGGGGCAGCTGCTTTGTCCTTGCTGCTAAACGTGTGCGACCTAATCTGTGCCATCAAGCGCTCCATGAGACAAAAAAGCAAAGGAAAGATGCTAGTAGAGAAGATGTACACCGAGGAGCAGTACTACTTGTCCGGGAATGGGAATCAAGACACCAGCATCCAGCCAGCTCAAGATGTGATTGGACCGGGAGGGTTCCGCAAAAGAGGGACCAGGAACTCAAGTGGCGATGAAGCTGCTTCTGTTCTTTTGGACGATGACCCTCCGCAACCTTCACCCCTTGCTGGAATGCCAACAATTGCTGGAATGCCTGGTTCCAACAACAATGACGACAGCAGCAGCTACCAACCCACCCAAGAAGAGGGGATGGTAAGAGAGGGCAGTGAGGTGGCACTGTACCCCACTGAGCCTTCGGGGACTCCTAGATCCGTCCGAGTTAGCAAACGCAGTCGTCTCAAACCTCCACCACCTCCACGAAGGGACAAACTAGCTGCTCAAGGTGCAGTTGATGTCTCGGGGGCAACAGCAGTGTGTACCAGAAGAGTAGGGCAATATACTCTGGTAGAAATGACCACTGGTGAAGACGTACCAACTTGCAATGGAGACGCACAAGAAAAGAGGTCTGAATGGGTTTGA
- the fzd8a gene encoding frizzled-8a produces the protein MECYLLGIYLFLALALLPRSSGATAKEITCQEIAVPLCKGIGYNYTYMPNQFNHDTQDEAGLEVHQFWPLVEIQCSPDLKFFLCSMYTPICLEDYKKPLPPCRSVCERAKAGCAPLMRQYGFPWPDRMRCDLLPVQGAPDTLCMDYNRTDSTTVSPVLSKPTNYPSKAFNPHKKKSGRPGVGPKASKPCEPGCQCRAPMVAVNSDRHPLYNRVKTGQIPNCAMPCHNPYFTQDERTFTAFWIGLWSVLCFISTFATVATFLIDMERFKYPERPIIFLSACYMFVSIGYIVRLIAGHEKVACNREYDVEHIHYETTGPALCTVVFLLIYFFGMASSIWWVILSLTWFLAAGMKWGNEAIAGYSQYFHLAAWLIPSMKSIAVLALSSVDGDPVAGICYVGNQNLDNLRGFVLAPLVIYLFIGTMFLLAGFVSLFRIRSVIKQGGTKTDKLEKLMIRIGIFTVLYTVPATIIVACYFYEQHNRQSWEITHNCSCLLEQEIKRPDYAVFMLKYFMCLLVGITSGVWTWSGKTLESWRSFCTRCCWGSKGSGGSMYSDVSTGLTWRSGTASSVSCPKQMPLSQV, from the coding sequence ATGGAGTGCTACCTGTTGGGGATTTACCTGTTCCTCGCGCTCGCGCTGCTGCCCAGGTCAAGCGGAGCCACGGCCAAGGAGATCACCTGTCAGGAGATAGCCGTTCCTCTGTGCAAGGGCATCGGCTACAACTACACCTACATGCCCAACCAGTTCAACCACGACACGCAGGACGAAGCCGGCTTGGAGGTGCACCAGTTCTGGCCTCTGGTGGAGATCCAGTGCTCTCCGGATCTCAAGTTCTTCTTGTGCAGCATGTACACCCCCATATGCCTGGAGGACTATAAGAAGCCCCTGCCGCCGTGCCGGAGCGTGTGCGAGCGAGCCAAGGCGGGCTGCGCCCCGCTCATGCGGCAGTACGGCTTCCCTTGGCCGGATCGAATGAGGTGCGATCTGCTGCCTGTTCAGGGGGCACCAGACACGCTGTGCATGGACTACAACCGAACCGACTCCACCACGGTGTCGCCTGTGCTGTCCAAACCCACCAACTACCCGAGCAAAGCCTTTAATCCGCACAAAAAGAAAAGCGGGCGACCGGGTGTTGGACCCAAAGCGAGTAAACCCTGCGAGCCGGGCTGCCAGTGTCGCGCGCCGATGGTGGCAGTGAACAGCGACCGACACCCGCTGTACAACCGCGTCAAGACGGGTCAGATCCCGAACTGTGCCATGCCGTGTCACAACCCGTATTTCACCCAAGACGAGAGGACTTTCACGGCCTTCTGGATCGGACTCTGGTCGGTGTTATGCTTCATATCCACCTTCGCCACCGTCGCTACGTTTCTAATCGACATGGAGCGCTTTAAATACCCCGAGCGCCCGATTATTTTCCTCTCGGCGTGTTATATGTTTGTGTCGATCGGCTACATTGTGCGTTTAATAGCCGGGCACGAAAAAGTGGCGTGTAACCGGGAGTACGACGTGGAGCACATCCACTACGAGACCACCGGCCCCGCGCTGTGCACCGTTGTGTTTTTGTTGATCTACTTTTTCGGCATGGCCAGCTCCATATGGTGGGTCATCCTCTCGCTCACCTGGTTCCTCGCTGCGGGCATGAAGTGGGGCAACGAGGCCATCGCGGGCTACTCTCAGTACTTCCACCTGGCCGCCTGGCTCATCCCGTCCATGAAGTCCATCGCCGTGCTCGCGCTGAGCTCGGTGGACGGCGACCCGGTCGCCGGGATCTGCTACGTGGGCAACCAGAACTTAGACAACCTGCGGGGCTTCGTGCTGGCGCCGCTAGTGATCTACCTGTTCATCGGCACCATGTTTCTTTTGGCCGGATTCGTGTCGCTGTTTAGGATCAGAAGTGTCATTAAGCAGGGAGGCACTAAGACGGACAAACTCGAGAAGCTGATGATCCGAATCGGGATCTTCACGGTGCTCTACACGGTTCCCGCCACCATCATCGTGGCGTGCTACTTCTACGAGCAGCACAACAGACAGAGCTGGGAGATCACTCATAACTGTTCGTGTTTGTTGGAGCAGGAGATCAAGAGGCCGGACTATGCCGTCTTCATGCTCAAATACTTCATGTGCCTTCTGGTGGGCATCACCTCTGGAGTTTGGACCTGGTCCGGTAAGACCCTGGAGTCCTGGAGGAGTTTCTGCACGCGCTGCTGCTGGGGCAGCAAGGGCTCCGGTGGCTCCATGTACAGTGACGTGAGCACGGGATTAACGTGGAGGTCCGGGACCGCCAGCTCGGTGTCCTGCCCCAAGCAGATGCCTTTGTCCCAGGTCTGA